Proteins encoded within one genomic window of Rossellomorea vietnamensis:
- a CDS encoding glucose 1-dehydrogenase — protein MFSVKDKVAIVTGGGRGLGKEMALALGRAGAHVVICSRNQSACEEVKETLIGSGVRSLAIPCDVTRKADVIHVVETVMKEFGRIDILINNSGTSWAGPFADIPEDKWDKVMDVNVKGAFLFSQEVSRIMVRQKAGKIINIASVTGFGGTNPMLMDTVPYNTSKGAVMTLTKDLAVKLAPHNIQVNAIAPGFFPTKITKELFASQGNMIKQHIPARRFGQGEDLNGVAIFLSSAASDYINGHILVVDGGIRAQV, from the coding sequence ATGTTTTCAGTTAAAGACAAAGTCGCCATCGTCACAGGCGGTGGACGGGGCCTCGGGAAAGAGATGGCCCTGGCATTGGGAAGGGCTGGTGCGCATGTCGTGATTTGTTCGAGAAACCAGTCGGCGTGTGAAGAAGTGAAGGAAACGTTGATTGGTTCAGGTGTACGGTCACTCGCCATTCCTTGCGATGTGACGCGGAAAGCGGATGTTATACATGTAGTGGAAACGGTGATGAAAGAGTTTGGAAGAATCGATATATTGATCAATAACAGCGGGACGTCCTGGGCCGGTCCATTTGCTGACATCCCTGAAGATAAGTGGGACAAGGTGATGGATGTCAATGTAAAGGGGGCTTTTTTATTTTCCCAGGAAGTGTCCCGGATCATGGTCAGGCAAAAAGCAGGGAAGATCATTAACATCGCTTCCGTTACGGGGTTTGGCGGGACGAACCCCATGCTCATGGATACGGTACCCTATAATACGAGCAAGGGTGCGGTCATGACGTTGACGAAGGACCTTGCCGTGAAACTTGCACCGCATAATATCCAGGTGAATGCCATCGCTCCGGGTTTCTTTCCAACCAAGATTACGAAGGAACTTTTTGCTAGTCAGGGAAATATGATCAAGCAGCATATACCAGCAAGGCGATTTGGACAGGGAGAGGATCTGAATGGAGTCGCCATCTTCCTTTCCTCTGCTGCTTCTGACTATATAAACGGTCACATCTTAGTTGTGGATGGCGGCATCCGGGCGCAGGTATAA
- a CDS encoding alpha/beta fold hydrolase — translation MKKEHEQKERARWKGFIETLQNDSEWQPNFPREEIWTNHNSRLWYYAPVNKNGHIPVFLLYSHINKPSILDLTKEHSLIGEFLQEGYDVYLLEFGEPAVEEKGTGLAEYLSHYVDPSIKKALQHSGKDELSLSGFCLGGTLAVIYAALNPHFIRNLLVFVTPIDFGQVPAYHNWVQALKNDEIDIPGIMERIDLIPASMIRYGMRALTSPIYYSPYLSLLNKAYDQNYAHYWFRFNQWTNDHIALTGAMANDIITYFVKENVLMSGKFELAGKEVDLKNIESNLYLISSQYDHLVPSSISTPLLERVSSTNKVAAEVRGGHASLIKYGISNELKEWLHQYSQ, via the coding sequence ATGAAAAAAGAGCATGAACAAAAAGAACGAGCCCGTTGGAAGGGATTCATCGAGACTTTGCAAAATGATAGTGAGTGGCAGCCGAATTTTCCAAGAGAAGAAATTTGGACAAACCATAATAGTAGATTGTGGTACTATGCCCCTGTAAATAAAAATGGGCATATCCCTGTATTTTTACTATATTCACATATTAACAAGCCATCCATCCTTGATTTGACAAAGGAACATAGTCTGATAGGGGAATTTCTTCAAGAAGGATACGATGTCTATCTTCTCGAATTTGGTGAACCCGCAGTGGAAGAGAAAGGTACAGGATTGGCGGAGTATTTGTCTCACTATGTGGACCCATCCATAAAGAAAGCCCTTCAACACAGTGGGAAAGACGAGCTGTCCCTTTCCGGCTTTTGCTTAGGGGGGACGTTGGCTGTCATCTATGCAGCATTAAATCCACATTTTATCAGAAATCTACTGGTTTTTGTCACGCCGATTGATTTTGGTCAAGTTCCGGCTTATCACAATTGGGTGCAAGCTTTGAAAAATGACGAAATCGATATCCCGGGTATCATGGAAAGAATCGATCTCATACCGGCATCCATGATCCGTTATGGGATGAGGGCTTTGACTTCCCCCATTTACTATTCTCCCTATCTGTCGCTATTAAATAAAGCCTACGATCAAAACTATGCTCATTATTGGTTCCGGTTCAATCAATGGACAAACGACCATATCGCACTCACCGGAGCCATGGCCAATGATATTATCACCTATTTTGTGAAAGAGAATGTGCTGATGTCAGGGAAATTCGAACTTGCCGGAAAAGAAGTGGATCTGAAAAACATCGAATCGAATCTTTATTTGATTTCTTCCCAATATGATCACTTGGTTCCTTCCTCGATTAGCACGCCCTTGCTGGAACGGGTGTCTAGCACGAATAAGGTAGCAGCAGAGGTAAGGGGAGGCCACGCAAGTCTGATTAAATACGGGATATCAAATGAATTGAAAGAGTGGCTGCATCAATACTCACAATAA
- a CDS encoding PDZ domain-containing protein gives MVELWLLEMLKGFGKLFLHPVLYLSVFFAIMAGYYRVKRERRDFNTRLLDGYHDMRVLFSYGIVLGLLFSVVTVGAGVVIPFAGLILIGAMSVLFALTGRFQLMSATMTVGVSYFILVAVDYFQWDIPYVNTYVENLNLGLLSSIVVLLGILTMIEGILVVLNGWKHTSPRLLKSARGLKVGAHLGKKLWLVPMFVLVPTGSLTLPFEWWPVFTLGTETYSLLCVPFLLGFQQLVKSTLPEAAIKHTGSRVFWLGAFVLTLAVTGFWAPLFSVGAAVVAILGRVWIAYRHRSVDDSKPYFFKRQPNGVMILGILPGSPARKLTLQVGEIVLKVNGAEVNTERAFYEALQKNGAYCKLEVLGTNGENRFTQGALYEGDHHELGILFADEVSGWEHHQVS, from the coding sequence TTGGTTGAGCTTTGGTTACTGGAAATGTTAAAGGGGTTCGGGAAATTATTCCTGCATCCTGTACTATATCTGTCCGTATTTTTCGCTATCATGGCGGGTTATTATCGTGTGAAGAGGGAACGGAGAGATTTCAATACGAGATTGCTGGACGGATACCATGATATGCGGGTGTTATTTTCATACGGAATCGTCCTTGGGCTGCTGTTTTCTGTTGTGACAGTCGGGGCGGGAGTGGTGATTCCTTTCGCCGGTCTCATCCTCATCGGAGCCATGTCGGTCCTGTTTGCGTTGACGGGACGTTTTCAACTCATGTCAGCGACCATGACAGTAGGCGTTTCCTACTTTATCTTAGTCGCGGTGGATTATTTTCAGTGGGACATCCCTTACGTGAATACATATGTGGAAAACCTGAATCTGGGTCTGCTCAGTTCCATCGTCGTCCTTCTCGGTATATTGACGATGATCGAAGGCATCCTGGTTGTACTGAATGGCTGGAAGCACACATCACCCCGCCTGCTTAAAAGTGCACGTGGCTTGAAGGTCGGAGCTCATCTCGGGAAAAAATTATGGCTCGTCCCTATGTTTGTATTGGTACCCACAGGGTCCTTGACTCTTCCATTTGAATGGTGGCCGGTGTTTACCCTGGGCACTGAAACATATTCATTACTGTGTGTACCGTTTCTCCTCGGGTTTCAGCAGCTGGTGAAAAGCACGCTGCCTGAAGCCGCAATCAAGCATACGGGATCCCGTGTGTTCTGGCTAGGTGCATTCGTATTGACCTTGGCTGTAACAGGATTCTGGGCCCCGCTGTTTTCAGTCGGTGCAGCAGTGGTGGCCATCCTTGGCCGGGTCTGGATTGCTTATCGTCACCGGAGTGTGGATGATTCGAAGCCTTATTTCTTCAAACGGCAGCCAAATGGCGTCATGATTCTCGGTATCCTCCCGGGTTCACCTGCCAGGAAGCTGACCCTTCAGGTTGGGGAAATCGTCCTTAAGGTGAACGGTGCAGAAGTGAATACGGAAAGGGCATTTTATGAAGCACTGCAAAAGAACGGAGCCTATTGTAAGCTGGAGGTTCTGGGGACGAATGGTGAAAACCGTTTTACCCAGGGAGCCCTGTATGAAGGTGATCATCATGAACTGGGGATACTTTTTGCCGATGAAGTTTCAGGGTGGGAGCATCATCAGGTTTCGTAA
- a CDS encoding Lrp/AsnC family transcriptional regulator, translating to MKIDEIDRKILQLLTENGRLSYADIGKELSLSRVSVRERVHQLMENGVIERFSVVINSEKVGKQVSAFFEVDCEPAYLVEVAQTLADNPSVASCYQMTGPSTLHMHVLVEDFTALEKFVNNELYSLEGISRVESHILLRRFKSRSGLKL from the coding sequence ATGAAGATTGATGAAATTGATCGGAAAATATTGCAGTTGTTAACGGAAAATGGACGACTTTCTTATGCTGACATTGGGAAAGAGTTGAGTCTTTCACGTGTATCTGTCAGGGAGAGGGTACATCAGTTAATGGAAAACGGTGTAATAGAGCGTTTTAGTGTAGTAATCAATTCGGAAAAAGTGGGAAAGCAAGTTTCAGCTTTTTTTGAAGTGGACTGTGAACCAGCTTATTTGGTAGAGGTCGCGCAGACATTAGCTGATAATCCCAGTGTAGCAAGTTGCTATCAAATGACAGGGCCAAGCACATTACATATGCACGTACTTGTCGAAGATTTTACTGCATTAGAGAAATTTGTGAATAATGAACTATATTCTCTAGAGGGCATTTCCAGAGTAGAAAGTCACATTCTACTAAGAAGATTCAAAAGCAGGAGTGGACTTAAATTATAG
- the nikB gene encoding nickel ABC transporter permease, with protein sequence MAALITRRFFELVLLLIGISFLVFGSMHIAPGDPASIIGGPTATDSDIAAIRDNLGLNDPFLVQYWDYLKGVFQGDFGYSYQTKQSVSEAIAVRFPNTLNLAIASMIVAIVIGLTAGIISALKQNSWLDVSSTVVALAGISIPNFWLGTILILVFAVNLQVLPVGGLDSPFWTIEGMKQLILPAITLGTGSAAMIARMSRSSMLEVIRADYIRTARAKGLKEKTIIWIHALKNSMIPVITVIGLNFGFLLGGTIITEQVFAINGVGRLMIDAIAARDFPMVQGSVLLVATLFVLVNLLVDIIYVFIDPRISYD encoded by the coding sequence TTGGCAGCACTTATCACACGAAGATTTTTTGAACTAGTACTTTTACTCATCGGTATTTCATTCCTGGTATTCGGCAGTATGCATATTGCCCCTGGAGATCCGGCATCCATCATCGGAGGACCAACGGCGACAGATTCTGATATTGCCGCCATTCGCGATAATCTTGGATTGAATGACCCGTTTCTGGTCCAATATTGGGATTATCTGAAAGGAGTGTTTCAAGGTGATTTTGGTTATTCCTATCAAACGAAGCAATCCGTATCTGAAGCGATCGCTGTCAGGTTTCCGAATACGCTGAATCTCGCCATTGCAAGCATGATTGTTGCAATCGTTATCGGTCTCACTGCTGGAATCATTTCAGCACTTAAACAAAATTCTTGGCTGGATGTTTCCAGTACTGTTGTTGCATTAGCTGGTATTTCCATACCCAATTTCTGGTTGGGTACCATCCTGATACTCGTATTTGCAGTGAATTTACAGGTTTTACCGGTTGGGGGGCTCGATTCTCCTTTTTGGACAATAGAAGGGATGAAGCAGTTGATTCTTCCTGCGATAACATTGGGCACGGGTTCAGCCGCAATGATTGCCAGGATGAGTCGTTCATCGATGCTTGAAGTCATTCGGGCAGATTACATACGTACAGCCAGGGCAAAAGGATTGAAAGAGAAAACAATCATTTGGATTCATGCTCTTAAGAATTCGATGATCCCTGTTATTACCGTCATTGGATTGAATTTTGGATTCCTCCTTGGCGGGACCATTATTACGGAGCAGGTATTTGCTATCAATGGTGTGGGTAGGTTAATGATTGATGCGATAGCCGCAAGAGATTTTCCTATGGTTCAGGGTTCTGTTTTATTAGTGGCCACGCTCTTTGTGCTTGTGAATTTGTTAGTTGATATCATTTATGTCTTTATCGATCCACGAATTAGCTACGATTAA
- a CDS encoding ABC transporter permease, which produces MAAEVVTTNSVKNSVPLKKKEKYLVTTGKRLLRNKLAVMGLIIITLQIFLALAAPLITIHGPLKQNLAASELPLFSEGHWLGTDNYGRDMWSRIVYGARISLVVGITAVSLGLIGGVTLGLLSGYYRRLDGFIMRIVDLLFAFPGILLAMLIIAVLGTSLVNVAIAISIWSIPTCARIVRGSVLSVKKQEYILAMKSLGASDLRIMVKHILPNCIAPIIVFATMRMATAILSTAALSYLGLGAQPPTPEWGAMIAQGQNFMWTSPHMTIVPGIAIMLIVFAFNVVGDGLRDALDPNMNLNQ; this is translated from the coding sequence ATGGCGGCTGAAGTAGTGACAACTAACTCTGTGAAAAATTCTGTTCCATTGAAGAAAAAGGAAAAATATCTGGTCACAACCGGAAAGCGTTTGCTTAGAAATAAATTGGCTGTAATGGGATTGATCATTATCACTCTACAAATATTCCTGGCTCTAGCAGCACCACTTATTACGATTCACGGACCGCTTAAACAGAATCTGGCGGCAAGTGAGTTGCCGTTATTCTCAGAAGGACACTGGTTGGGAACGGATAACTACGGCCGTGATATGTGGAGCAGGATCGTGTATGGAGCGAGAATCTCCCTTGTCGTAGGGATCACCGCTGTAAGTCTTGGTCTGATTGGAGGGGTAACCCTTGGTCTTCTCTCGGGTTATTACCGCAGGCTGGATGGGTTCATCATGAGGATTGTGGATTTACTCTTTGCTTTTCCTGGAATCCTCCTAGCTATGCTGATCATCGCCGTTCTTGGAACGAGTCTAGTGAACGTGGCGATTGCGATAAGTATTTGGTCGATACCGACATGTGCCCGTATCGTAAGGGGATCAGTATTATCGGTGAAGAAACAAGAGTATATTCTAGCGATGAAATCACTCGGGGCGAGCGATCTCCGTATCATGGTGAAGCATATTCTGCCTAACTGTATAGCACCCATCATTGTTTTCGCGACCATGAGAATGGCAACGGCCATCTTATCAACGGCTGCCCTCAGCTATCTGGGATTAGGGGCACAGCCGCCGACACCCGAATGGGGAGCAATGATTGCCCAAGGACAGAATTTCATGTGGACGTCACCACATATGACGATTGTACCGGGAATTGCCATCATGCTGATCGTATTCGCATTTAATGTGGTCGGAGACGGTTTAAGAGATGCACTTGATCCAAACATGAATTTAAATCAATAA
- a CDS encoding glutathione ABC transporter substrate-binding protein produces the protein MKKWLIALVGLLVVFTTACSSSSSGSGDKNGGEVSQELTYATTSDVVGLSPILTNDSVSSNVIEQVYETLFTRNPETMEMEPLLAESYDTPDDKTWVIKLKENIKFHDGTDFNAEAVKYTFDKFMDPETAAPRASLLEPIESVNVVDDYTVEIKTKYPYGPLLAALSHTNSSIVSPSADKSQDLMKEPVGTGPFKFVSWTPGDQVVIEKNEDYWQDAPKLKKVVFKVVPEVTTAISMLQTGKVQFIDAIPTEQLQRVESLKNVEVSKQEGTPVYYMGFNMEKEPMNNPEFRQAVAYALDREAYVKKLNGLGIEGNSVIGPKVFGYDESANEAGYQHDLEKAKELVKKNNFADKELTILVANRDSYMLMAEIAQSQLQEAGLNVSIETMEWGTFLDTARDGKYDMTFLGWSNTTSDGSELLYPNFHSDNVGSSNRVRYSNPEFDKLVNESRENVDQDVRAEKLDEANKLIVKDAPVIVMNHGVVTAATDQSVKGLTLDPTGQWSLYNVYRE, from the coding sequence ATGAAGAAGTGGCTTATTGCATTGGTAGGATTATTAGTTGTTTTTACGACGGCATGTTCAAGCAGTTCAAGTGGAAGTGGTGACAAAAATGGCGGAGAAGTCTCTCAAGAGTTGACCTATGCAACAACCTCTGATGTTGTGGGGCTTTCGCCAATATTAACAAACGACTCAGTTTCCTCCAACGTCATTGAACAAGTCTATGAAACTCTCTTTACAAGGAATCCAGAGACAATGGAAATGGAGCCGCTGCTGGCTGAATCATATGATACACCAGACGATAAAACATGGGTGATTAAACTAAAAGAAAATATTAAATTCCATGATGGAACGGACTTTAATGCAGAAGCAGTTAAGTATACATTCGATAAATTTATGGATCCTGAAACAGCTGCACCCCGTGCGTCACTATTGGAGCCTATTGAGTCTGTGAATGTTGTGGATGACTATACGGTTGAAATTAAAACCAAATATCCATATGGCCCATTATTGGCAGCATTGTCACATACAAATTCATCGATCGTCAGTCCGTCTGCAGATAAATCTCAAGACTTAATGAAGGAACCTGTCGGAACCGGCCCCTTTAAATTCGTAAGTTGGACACCCGGAGATCAGGTTGTAATCGAGAAAAATGAAGATTATTGGCAGGATGCACCAAAGCTTAAGAAAGTCGTTTTCAAAGTGGTACCTGAAGTGACGACGGCGATTTCTATGCTTCAAACTGGGAAGGTTCAATTCATTGACGCCATTCCGACTGAACAATTACAACGTGTGGAGTCTTTAAAGAATGTAGAGGTTTCGAAGCAGGAAGGGACACCTGTTTACTATATGGGATTCAATATGGAAAAAGAGCCAATGAACAATCCCGAGTTTCGCCAAGCGGTTGCCTATGCACTCGATCGTGAAGCATACGTGAAAAAGTTGAATGGACTTGGCATTGAAGGGAACAGTGTAATCGGTCCAAAGGTCTTCGGATATGATGAGTCAGCAAACGAAGCAGGGTATCAACATGATTTGGAAAAAGCGAAGGAGCTTGTGAAGAAGAATAACTTTGCAGATAAAGAGCTTACGATATTAGTAGCAAATCGTGATAGTTATATGCTGATGGCAGAGATTGCTCAATCTCAGCTCCAGGAGGCTGGTTTAAACGTATCCATTGAGACGATGGAGTGGGGAACGTTCTTAGATACCGCCCGTGATGGTAAATATGATATGACGTTCCTTGGCTGGTCTAATACAACGTCAGATGGAAGTGAGCTATTGTATCCAAACTTTCATTCAGATAACGTAGGTTCGTCCAATCGAGTCCGGTACAGTAATCCTGAGTTCGATAAACTCGTTAATGAATCGAGAGAAAATGTTGATCAAGATGTACGTGCTGAGAAACTCGACGAAGCAAATAAATTAATTGTCAAGGATGCACCGGTCATCGTCATGAATCATGGAGTGGTAACGGCAGCGACGGATCAATCAGTAAAAGGTCTTACATTGGATCCGACTGGTCAATGGTCGTTATACAACGTTTACAGAGAGTAG
- a CDS encoding ABC transporter ATP-binding protein → MTTDLLSVKNLVTAFRTADGEVSAVRGVSFSIKEGETLCVVGESGCGKSITSLSVMGLLPSNGFIKEGSIEFKDRHLNRLSPEELRKVRGKDISMIFQEPMTALNPVLTIGYQLREPLILHHKLNKSKAHIQGIELLKQVGIPYPEKRMKQYPHELSGGMRQRVMIAISLACHPQLLIADEPTTALDVTIQAQILDLIQDLKDKLGMGVMMITHDMGVVAEVADRVMVMYAGEKVEEGSVESIFENPQHPYTKGLLNSVPNLDEPDFELEAIPGSLPNINEEINGCRFHPRCPYAMEKCAVQIPKDVELPGDHRVKCWLQEVDEGADNRQKIVHT, encoded by the coding sequence ATGACAACAGATCTATTATCTGTAAAGAACCTGGTCACAGCTTTTCGAACAGCAGATGGTGAAGTGTCTGCTGTTCGAGGGGTATCATTTTCGATTAAAGAAGGGGAGACCCTTTGTGTCGTGGGGGAGTCGGGTTGCGGAAAAAGCATTACCTCACTTTCCGTCATGGGTCTCCTGCCAAGCAACGGTTTCATCAAGGAAGGGAGCATTGAATTTAAGGATCGACATTTAAACAGGTTGTCTCCAGAGGAATTAAGAAAAGTGCGGGGAAAAGATATATCAATGATTTTTCAGGAACCGATGACGGCGTTGAATCCTGTTTTGACCATCGGTTACCAATTGAGGGAGCCACTCATTTTACATCATAAGCTAAATAAGTCAAAGGCTCATATACAGGGGATTGAATTGTTAAAGCAAGTAGGGATCCCTTATCCTGAAAAAAGAATGAAACAATATCCCCATGAGCTAAGCGGGGGAATGAGGCAGAGAGTCATGATTGCCATATCACTCGCTTGCCACCCACAGTTACTTATAGCGGATGAACCCACCACTGCGCTGGACGTCACTATTCAAGCTCAGATTCTGGATTTGATACAGGACTTGAAAGATAAGCTTGGCATGGGGGTCATGATGATTACTCATGATATGGGGGTAGTCGCAGAGGTTGCAGATCGGGTGATGGTCATGTATGCGGGGGAAAAAGTAGAGGAGGGATCAGTAGAATCCATCTTTGAAAACCCGCAACACCCCTATACAAAAGGATTATTGAATTCTGTACCCAATTTGGATGAACCCGACTTTGAACTTGAGGCGATTCCTGGTTCACTACCTAATATAAATGAAGAAATCAATGGATGTCGCTTTCATCCAAGATGTCCTTATGCGATGGAAAAGTGTGCCGTCCAAATTCCGAAAGATGTTGAATTGCCCGGAGACCATAGAGTGAAATGCTGGCTACAGGAGGTAGACGAAGGTGCCGACAACCGTCAAAAAATCGTCCATACTTAA
- a CDS encoding ABC transporter ATP-binding protein, whose protein sequence is MPTTVKKSSILKLESVKKYYPIKGGLLKRVQGHVKAVEDVSLEMFEGESLGVVGESGCGKSTLGRTVLGLEPVTEGKVIFREQELQHLSERNRLPFKRQMQMIFQDPYASLNPRQRIGDALEEVFIMHTKLSSKSRKEKVTELLKEVGLKEEHYDRYPHEFSGGQRQRIGIARAIALNPSVVICDEAVSALDVSVQAQVLKLLKTLQSKYGLTYLFISHDLGVVRYFCDRVMVMYLGNTAELATAKQLYENPLHPYTKALLSSIPRPSIERNRKRIRLEGEIPNPANPPSGCTFHTRCPVASEICKQKKPVWRDMGDQHYVACHHVEKGREVL, encoded by the coding sequence GTGCCGACAACCGTCAAAAAATCGTCCATACTTAAATTAGAAAGTGTAAAAAAATATTATCCCATCAAAGGTGGATTACTCAAACGAGTTCAAGGCCATGTCAAAGCAGTAGAAGATGTCAGTTTAGAAATGTTTGAGGGTGAGAGTTTAGGTGTAGTCGGGGAATCAGGCTGTGGGAAATCTACATTAGGCCGCACTGTCCTGGGATTGGAGCCTGTGACGGAAGGGAAGGTGATCTTTCGCGAACAGGAGCTTCAGCATTTATCTGAACGTAATCGGCTGCCATTCAAGAGGCAAATGCAAATGATTTTTCAGGACCCATATGCTTCCCTCAATCCAAGGCAGCGTATAGGGGATGCTCTTGAAGAAGTGTTTATCATGCATACGAAATTGTCTAGCAAGAGTCGTAAAGAAAAGGTAACCGAGTTGCTTAAAGAGGTCGGGTTGAAAGAAGAGCATTATGATCGTTATCCGCATGAATTCAGTGGGGGACAGCGTCAAAGGATAGGAATCGCCCGTGCCATAGCATTGAATCCTTCTGTTGTTATTTGTGATGAAGCCGTTTCTGCCCTGGATGTATCCGTACAGGCGCAAGTTTTGAAACTATTAAAGACTCTTCAGTCCAAATACGGGCTGACCTATTTATTCATCTCTCATGATCTCGGGGTGGTACGTTATTTCTGTGATCGGGTAATGGTCATGTACTTAGGGAACACTGCTGAACTGGCGACTGCCAAACAGCTTTATGAAAACCCATTGCATCCTTATACGAAAGCACTCTTATCATCCATCCCCCGACCCTCGATCGAGAGGAATAGGAAGAGAATCCGGTTGGAAGGGGAAATACCGAATCCTGCAAATCCTCCTTCTGGATGCACATTCCATACACGTTGTCCGGTTGCCTCAGAGATATGTAAGCAAAAGAAGCCCGTTTGGCGTGATATGGGAGATCAACATTATGTAGCATGTCATCATGTGGAAAAAGGAAGGGAAGTTCTATGA
- a CDS encoding gamma-glutamyltransferase family protein, translated as MKMDHLYQPYSSIRNTVFAKKGMVATSQPLASQAGLEILQNGGNAVDAAIATAAALTVVEPTSNGIGGDAFALVWVKGKLHGLNASGPSPKSISIEDVKRKGLHGMPVHGAVPITVPGAPSAWAELSDKFGKLPLSEVLAPAIRYAEEGYPISPVLGKYWGLAYKRFRELFKDDQKFQPWFDTFAPNERAPLIGEIWSSPGHARTLRLIAESNGESFYRGELAEKISSYVERCGGYLSKEDLSEYKAEWVTPISTNYKGYDVWEIPPNGQGLVTLMGLNIVQGFHLSEKDAVDTYHKQIESMKLAFTDGKAFITEEKEMPVSVEHLLSEDYAISRREMIQEDAITPKEYQPQKGGTVYLATADEEGNMVSFIQSNYMGFGSGIVIPGTGISMQNRGHDFSLDAEHPNALKPGKKTYHTIIPGFLTKGEEPIGPFGVMGGYMQPQGHFQVVMNTIDFHLNPQAALDAPRWQWVKDKEVIVEPDFPNHIAQALARRGHHIQVATDSGAFGRGQIIWRNPVSGVLMGGTESRTDGAVSAW; from the coding sequence ATGAAAATGGATCATTTATATCAACCGTATTCTTCTATACGAAATACTGTTTTTGCGAAGAAAGGAATGGTGGCAACTTCTCAGCCGCTTGCATCTCAGGCAGGACTGGAAATCTTACAAAATGGTGGAAATGCGGTAGATGCTGCGATTGCCACTGCGGCTGCGCTGACAGTCGTTGAACCTACATCCAATGGAATTGGCGGTGATGCATTTGCCCTCGTTTGGGTAAAGGGGAAACTTCATGGTTTAAATGCAAGCGGGCCTTCTCCAAAAAGTATTTCCATTGAAGATGTTAAGAGGAAAGGGCTTCACGGAATGCCTGTCCATGGAGCTGTCCCTATAACCGTGCCGGGTGCCCCTTCAGCTTGGGCGGAGCTTTCAGACAAATTTGGTAAGCTTCCATTAAGTGAAGTGCTGGCACCAGCGATTCGATATGCTGAAGAAGGGTATCCAATCAGTCCTGTGTTAGGGAAGTATTGGGGGTTGGCTTATAAGAGATTCAGGGAACTATTTAAAGATGATCAAAAATTCCAGCCCTGGTTCGATACATTTGCCCCAAATGAGAGGGCCCCTCTTATTGGAGAGATATGGTCATCACCGGGGCATGCCCGGACTCTCAGACTGATTGCAGAGTCAAATGGAGAGAGTTTCTATAGGGGAGAGCTTGCAGAAAAGATTTCTTCCTATGTCGAGAGGTGTGGCGGTTACCTCTCCAAGGAAGATCTTTCTGAATATAAAGCCGAATGGGTGACCCCGATATCAACCAACTACAAAGGCTACGATGTTTGGGAGATTCCCCCTAACGGTCAAGGACTTGTGACCTTGATGGGACTAAATATCGTGCAGGGCTTCCATTTATCAGAAAAAGATGCCGTTGATACATATCACAAACAAATCGAATCCATGAAACTTGCCTTTACTGATGGAAAAGCCTTTATTACGGAAGAAAAAGAAATGCCGGTTTCTGTTGAACACTTGTTATCTGAAGACTACGCAATCTCGCGGAGGGAAATGATTCAAGAAGACGCAATCACCCCAAAAGAATATCAGCCCCAAAAAGGCGGAACGGTCTACCTGGCTACAGCTGATGAGGAAGGAAATATGGTTTCTTTCATTCAAAGTAACTATATGGGATTCGGTTCCGGTATTGTGATTCCGGGTACCGGTATTTCCATGCAGAACAGGGGGCATGATTTCTCACTGGATGCAGAACATCCAAATGCACTCAAACCCGGAAAGAAAACATACCATACGATCATTCCAGGATTTCTGACGAAAGGAGAAGAGCCGATAGGCCCATTCGGCGTAATGGGTGGATATATGCAGCCCCAAGGACATTTCCAAGTAGTGATGAATACGATCGATTTCCACTTGAATCCGCAGGCTGCACTGGATGCACCGAGGTGGCAATGGGTAAAGGATAAGGAAGTAATCGTTGAACCGGATTTTCCGAATCACATTGCTCAGGCATTAGCGAGGAGGGGGCATCATATTCAAGTGGCGACAGATTCAGGGGCTTTCGGAAGGGGGCAAATCATTTGGCGAAATCCCGTTTCAGGGGTTCTGATGGGTGGTACCGAGTCGAGAACAGATGGAGCGGTTTCAGCTTGGTGA